Proteins from one Bradyrhizobium amphicarpaeae genomic window:
- the hutI gene encoding imidazolonepropionase — translation MAERFDRIWHNARLATMRVDRPDLGEIEHGVIAARGGHIVYAGKAADFPVDADAIKRTDCEGRWITPGLVDCHTHLVYGGNRAHEFELRLKGASYEEIARAGGGIVSTVAATRKASEAELVASALPRLDALIGEGATTVEIKSGYGLDTETEMRQLAAARSISRQRPVAIRTSFLGAHALPVEADGDKDRYIDLVCNEMLPAIAKAGLADAVDAFMEGIAFSAEQTARVFETARGLGLPVKLHADQLSNLGGASLAAKFSALSADHLEHTDEAGAAAMANAGTVAVLLPGAFYFIRETQKPPVEAFRNHGVPMALATDCNPGSSPLTSLLLAMNMGATLFRMNVVECLAGITREGARALGVLGETGTLEAGKWCDLAIWDIERPAELVYRIGFNPLHRRVWRGQ, via the coding sequence ATGGCAGAGCGCTTCGACCGGATCTGGCACAACGCCCGGCTCGCCACGATGCGGGTCGATCGTCCCGACCTCGGCGAAATCGAGCATGGCGTGATCGCCGCGCGCGGCGGCCATATCGTCTATGCGGGCAAGGCGGCGGACTTTCCTGTCGATGCCGACGCGATCAAACGAACGGACTGCGAGGGCCGCTGGATCACGCCGGGCCTGGTCGATTGCCACACCCATCTCGTCTATGGCGGCAACCGCGCGCACGAATTCGAGCTGCGCCTGAAGGGTGCGAGCTACGAAGAGATCGCCCGCGCCGGCGGCGGCATCGTCTCCACGGTGGCAGCGACGCGCAAGGCGAGCGAGGCCGAACTCGTCGCGAGCGCTCTGCCGCGGCTCGATGCGTTGATCGGCGAGGGCGCAACCACGGTCGAGATCAAATCCGGCTACGGGCTCGACACCGAGACCGAGATGCGGCAGCTCGCGGCCGCGCGCAGCATCAGTCGTCAGCGGCCGGTCGCGATCCGCACCTCCTTCCTCGGCGCGCATGCGTTGCCGGTGGAAGCCGATGGCGACAAGGATCGTTACATCGATCTCGTCTGCAACGAGATGCTGCCGGCCATCGCGAAGGCCGGACTTGCCGATGCTGTCGACGCCTTCATGGAAGGCATCGCGTTCTCGGCTGAGCAGACGGCGCGCGTATTCGAAACGGCGCGGGGGCTCGGGCTGCCGGTCAAGCTGCATGCCGATCAGCTCTCGAACCTCGGCGGTGCCTCGCTCGCCGCAAAATTCTCCGCGCTGTCCGCCGATCATCTCGAGCATACTGACGAAGCCGGCGCCGCTGCGATGGCAAATGCCGGCACGGTCGCCGTGCTGCTGCCCGGCGCGTTCTACTTCATCCGCGAGACGCAGAAGCCGCCGGTCGAGGCGTTCCGCAATCACGGTGTGCCCATGGCACTTGCTACCGACTGCAATCCCGGCAGCTCGCCGCTGACGTCGCTGCTGCTTGCCATGAACATGGGCGCGACGTTGTTCCGGATGAACGTCGTCGAGTGCCTCGCCGGAATCACCCGTGAAGGCGCGCGGGCGCTCGGCGTGCTCGGTGAGACCGGGACGCTGGAAGCCGGGAAGTGGTGCGATCTCGCGATCTGGGACATCGAGCGGCCTGCCGAACTGGTCTACCGCATCGGCTTCAATCCGTTGCATCGCCGTGTGTGGAGAGGGCAGTGA
- a CDS encoding formimidoylglutamate deiminase, with the protein MSRLHFASALLPSGWANDVQVVITAGAIAEVRPGVRPAAGDERHAIALPGLASLHSHAFQRGMAGLAELRGDSTDTFWTWRETMYRFALAMTPDDVAAVATLLYVEMLEQGFTRVGEFHYLHHDRDGARYADPAEMAARIAQAAEASGIALTLLPSFYAHGSFGGATPHDGQRRFICTVDQFAELMIASRKAIAGLPGANIGIAPHSLRAVTPNELAAIIPLADGGPVHIHAAEQVKEVEDCLAWSGRRPVQWLLEHAPVDRRWCIIHATHMTAEEAVAFAESGAVAGLCPITEASLGDGIFPAREFLGAGGTFGVGTDSNVLVGVADELRQLEYGQRLTHRERNVLSSGAGRSTGRTLFDHALAGGAQALAQPMVGLALGARADIVTLDAGHPSLSGRTGDAAIDGWIFAASGGAIDCVWAGGHKVVEGGRHRLRQAARERFNAAVRKLVA; encoded by the coding sequence ATGTCCCGACTGCATTTCGCCTCCGCGCTCCTGCCTTCGGGCTGGGCCAATGACGTGCAGGTGGTGATCACCGCCGGCGCGATCGCGGAGGTGAGGCCGGGCGTGCGGCCAGCCGCCGGCGACGAGCGCCACGCCATCGCGCTGCCGGGATTGGCGAGCCTGCACAGCCACGCCTTCCAGCGCGGCATGGCGGGCCTTGCCGAGCTGCGCGGCGACAGCACCGATACTTTCTGGACCTGGCGCGAGACGATGTATCGCTTCGCGCTGGCGATGACGCCGGACGACGTTGCGGCCGTCGCGACGCTGCTCTATGTCGAGATGCTGGAGCAAGGTTTTACCCGCGTCGGAGAATTCCATTACCTGCACCATGACCGCGACGGCGCGCGCTATGCCGATCCCGCCGAGATGGCCGCCCGCATTGCGCAAGCTGCCGAGGCCTCCGGCATCGCCCTGACATTGCTGCCGAGCTTCTATGCGCACGGCTCTTTCGGTGGCGCAACGCCTCATGACGGCCAGCGCCGCTTCATCTGCACGGTCGATCAGTTCGCTGAGCTCATGATCGCCTCGCGCAAGGCGATCGCGGGCTTGCCCGGCGCCAACATCGGCATCGCGCCGCACAGCCTGCGTGCCGTCACGCCCAACGAGCTTGCGGCGATCATTCCGCTTGCCGACGGCGGCCCCGTGCATATCCATGCCGCCGAGCAGGTGAAGGAGGTTGAGGATTGCCTCGCCTGGTCGGGACGACGACCGGTGCAATGGCTGCTGGAGCACGCGCCCGTCGATCGACGCTGGTGCATCATTCATGCGACACACATGACGGCTGAGGAAGCCGTCGCGTTCGCAGAGTCTGGCGCGGTAGCGGGTCTCTGCCCCATCACCGAAGCGAGCCTCGGCGATGGAATCTTCCCGGCGCGCGAATTTCTCGGCGCCGGCGGCACGTTCGGCGTCGGCACCGATTCCAACGTGCTGGTCGGCGTCGCCGACGAATTGCGCCAGCTCGAATATGGCCAGCGGCTGACGCATCGCGAGCGCAACGTACTCTCCAGCGGAGCGGGCCGTTCCACCGGTCGCACATTATTCGACCATGCTCTTGCGGGCGGCGCGCAAGCGCTGGCGCAGCCGATGGTCGGCCTCGCCCTGGGCGCGCGCGCCGACATCGTCACGCTCGACGCGGGGCATCCTTCGCTATCGGGGCGCACCGGCGACGCAGCCATCGACGGCTGGATCTTTGCCGCGAGCGGTGGCGCGATCGATTGCGTCTGGGCCGGCGGCCACAAGGTCGTCGAAGGCGGACGCCACAGATTACGCCAGGCGGCGCGCGAGCGCTTCAACGCGGCGGTACGGAAGCTGGTCGCATGA
- the hutC gene encoding histidine utilization repressor, translating to MSLTTNAADKPTLYKRIRADIETRILTGEWPPGHRIPFEHELVARYGCSRMTVNKALSELAQADLIERRRRAGSFVRRPQHQSAVLKIADIRAEITALGRAYGYELIHRKLRAATVADRDRLGVRKAGKVIAITCRHSADKVPFAIEDRLIDLSSVPDAATADFSREPPGSWLLHHVPWTEAEHTISAIVADERTADALAIAVGAPCLVIDRFTWRSARTITAVRLLYPGDSHRLVARFKGG from the coding sequence ATGAGCCTCACGACCAACGCGGCCGACAAGCCGACGCTGTACAAGCGCATTCGCGCCGACATCGAGACGCGCATCCTGACCGGCGAATGGCCGCCGGGACATCGCATTCCGTTCGAGCATGAACTCGTCGCGCGCTACGGCTGCTCGCGCATGACCGTCAACAAGGCGCTGTCGGAGCTGGCGCAGGCCGATCTGATCGAGCGGCGGCGCCGCGCGGGTTCTTTCGTGAGGCGGCCGCAACATCAATCCGCCGTGCTCAAGATCGCCGACATCCGCGCCGAGATCACTGCGCTGGGGCGCGCTTACGGCTATGAGCTGATCCATCGCAAACTGCGCGCCGCGACCGTGGCCGACCGTGACCGTCTCGGCGTGCGGAAGGCCGGCAAGGTGATCGCCATCACCTGCCGGCACAGCGCCGACAAGGTGCCGTTCGCCATCGAGGACAGGCTGATCGACCTCTCGTCGGTACCCGACGCCGCCACCGCGGATTTCTCGCGCGAACCGCCAGGCTCCTGGCTGCTTCATCATGTCCCATGGACAGAAGCCGAGCACACGATCAGCGCCATCGTTGCGGACGAGCGCACGGCGGACGCACTCGCGATCGCCGTCGGCGCGCCCTGTCTCGTGATCGACCGTTTTACCTGGCGCAGCGCGCGCACCATCACCGCCGTGCGCCTGCTCTATCCCGGTGACTCTCACCGCCTTGTCGCGCGATTCAAGGGAGGTTGA
- a CDS encoding ABC transporter substrate-binding protein, whose amino-acid sequence MRSSTIFATIIALSAATPVLADDVKVGVGISGWTGFAPLTLAKEAGIFKKNGLDVSIKKIPQKDRHLAIASGDIQCAATTVETWISWNANGVATKQIFQLDKSYGADGMAVRNDVAAIKDLKGKTVAASAPGTSPYFALAWMLKKNGLTTKDVTVVNLEPAAAAQAFVSGQNDAAMTYEPYLSTVRAAPDKGKIIATTLDYPMVMDTFGCTPKFLTENPKAAKALADSYFEALDMIAKDQAKAYEIMGADVKQTGEQFGNSAKYLRWQDKAANQKFFAGDFLTFNKEAAELLLEIGIIKAAPKVEDLFDASFIK is encoded by the coding sequence ATGCGTAGTTCGACGATATTTGCGACAATCATTGCCCTTTCGGCCGCCACCCCCGTGCTCGCCGACGACGTCAAGGTCGGCGTCGGCATCTCCGGATGGACCGGCTTCGCGCCGCTGACGCTGGCGAAGGAAGCCGGCATCTTCAAGAAGAACGGCCTCGACGTTTCGATCAAGAAGATTCCGCAGAAGGACCGCCACCTCGCGATCGCATCCGGCGACATCCAGTGCGCGGCGACCACGGTCGAGACCTGGATCTCCTGGAACGCCAATGGCGTTGCGACCAAGCAGATCTTCCAGCTCGACAAGAGCTATGGTGCCGACGGCATGGCCGTGCGCAACGACGTCGCAGCGATCAAGGACCTCAAGGGCAAGACCGTTGCCGCCTCCGCGCCCGGCACCTCGCCCTATTTCGCGCTGGCCTGGATGCTCAAGAAGAACGGCCTCACCACCAAGGACGTCACCGTCGTCAACCTCGAACCGGCCGCCGCCGCGCAGGCCTTCGTTTCCGGCCAGAACGACGCCGCGATGACTTATGAGCCGTATCTGTCGACGGTGCGCGCCGCGCCCGACAAGGGCAAGATCATCGCCACCACGCTGGACTACCCGATGGTCATGGACACCTTCGGCTGCACGCCGAAATTCCTGACCGAGAATCCCAAGGCCGCCAAGGCGCTCGCCGACAGCTATTTCGAGGCGCTCGACATGATCGCCAAGGACCAGGCCAAGGCCTATGAGATCATGGGCGCCGACGTGAAGCAGACCGGCGAGCAGTTCGGCAACTCGGCGAAGTACCTGCGCTGGCAGGACAAGGCCGCCAACCAGAAGTTCTTCGCCGGCGACTTCCTGACCTTCAACAAGGAGGCCGCCGAGCTGCTGCTCGAGATCGGGATCATCAAGGCGGCGCCGAAGGTCGAGGACCTCTTCGACGCCAGCTTCATCAAGTAA
- a CDS encoding ABC transporter permease has protein sequence MRPLDPVTSKQRAAYGLAFFVVFVALWSWATFGGHVSKVFLANPLTMVQEGYDLLAKQGFAYDIGMTIWRVIGGFVLAAIIAVPLGLLMGAYKPVEAFLEPFVSFARYLPASAFIPLLILWAGIGELQKLLVIFIGSVFQIILMIAVTVGSTRRDLVEAAYTLGASDRGIIRRVLLPSSAPEIAEILRLVLGWAWTYVIVAELIGSSSGIGHMITDSQALLNTGQIIFGIIVIGLIGLLSDFMFKAFNAWLFPWRLA, from the coding sequence ATGCGCCCTTTGGATCCCGTGACATCGAAGCAGCGTGCGGCCTACGGCCTTGCGTTCTTCGTGGTGTTCGTTGCCCTCTGGTCATGGGCGACCTTCGGCGGCCATGTGTCGAAAGTCTTCCTCGCCAACCCGCTGACCATGGTGCAGGAAGGTTATGACCTGCTGGCGAAGCAAGGTTTTGCGTACGACATCGGTATGACGATCTGGCGCGTCATCGGCGGCTTTGTGCTCGCCGCGATCATCGCGGTGCCACTCGGGCTGCTGATGGGCGCCTACAAGCCCGTCGAAGCCTTTCTCGAACCGTTCGTCTCGTTCGCGCGCTATCTGCCCGCCTCCGCTTTCATCCCGCTGCTGATCCTGTGGGCCGGCATCGGCGAATTGCAGAAGCTGCTCGTCATCTTCATCGGCTCCGTATTCCAGATCATTCTGATGATCGCGGTCACGGTCGGCTCGACGCGGCGCGATCTGGTCGAGGCGGCCTATACGCTCGGTGCCAGCGATCGCGGCATCATCCGGCGCGTGCTGCTGCCCTCCTCCGCGCCGGAGATCGCCGAGATCCTGCGGCTGGTGCTGGGCTGGGCCTGGACCTACGTCATCGTCGCCGAGCTGATCGGCTCGTCCTCGGGCATCGGTCACATGATCACCGACAGCCAGGCGCTGCTCAACACCGGCCAGATCATCTTCGGCATCATCGTGATCGGGCTGATCGGCCTGCTCTCGGACTTCATGTTCAAGGCGTTCAACGCCTGGCTGTTTCCGTGGAGGCTCGCATGA
- a CDS encoding ABC transporter ATP-binding protein has translation MTILKIEQVSRTFPARHGNAPTKALEPTDLVIGNNDFVTILGPSGCGKSTLLRIVAGLDRPTGGRVTLDGREVTGPGADRGMVFQSYTLFPWLTVRENIAFGLRERGVSEAERNKIADAFIRQVGLSGFENHWPKQLSGGMQQRTAIARALANDPKILLLDEPFGALDNQTRALMQEMLLGIWERDQKTVLFVTHDIEEAIFLGSRVIVMSARPGRIKAEINVDLPHPRSYKIKTTPEFVQLKERLVEEIRTEALKVTEHA, from the coding sequence ATGACGATCCTCAAGATCGAGCAGGTCTCGCGCACCTTCCCCGCGCGCCACGGCAACGCGCCGACCAAGGCACTGGAGCCGACCGACCTCGTCATCGGCAACAACGACTTCGTCACCATCCTCGGTCCGTCCGGATGCGGAAAGTCCACGCTGCTGCGCATCGTTGCCGGCCTCGATCGCCCGACCGGCGGACGCGTCACGCTCGACGGCCGCGAGGTGACGGGCCCTGGCGCCGATCGCGGCATGGTGTTCCAGTCCTACACGCTGTTCCCCTGGCTGACGGTGCGCGAGAACATCGCCTTCGGCCTGCGCGAGCGCGGCGTGTCCGAGGCGGAGCGGAACAAGATCGCTGACGCCTTCATCCGTCAGGTCGGTTTGTCCGGCTTCGAGAACCATTGGCCCAAGCAGCTCTCCGGCGGCATGCAGCAGCGCACCGCGATCGCGCGCGCGCTCGCCAACGACCCCAAGATCCTTCTGCTCGACGAGCCCTTCGGCGCGCTCGACAACCAGACCCGCGCCTTGATGCAGGAGATGCTGCTTGGGATCTGGGAGCGCGACCAGAAGACCGTGCTGTTCGTGACCCACGACATCGAGGAAGCCATCTTCCTCGGCAGCCGCGTCATCGTCATGAGCGCGCGCCCCGGCCGCATCAAGGCTGAGATCAATGTAGACCTGCCGCATCCGCGCTCCTACAAGATCAAGACGACGCCGGAATTCGTCCAGCTCAAGGAACGGCTGGTCGAGGAAATCCGCACCGAGGCCTTGAAGGTTACTGAGCATGCCTGA
- a CDS encoding Zn-dependent hydrolase has protein sequence MPDNRPSADGARVLADLNALRTIGAYKTGVHKPTFSEPHRLSLDWLARKLPDAGLSAAIDGIGNVFGTSAKSGPKLLAGSHLESQNYAGWLDGPLGVVYALEAARVLNIDPSVKGAVEVAAWCDEEGHFGSFLGSRSYVGQLTEAEIDAARDRTDGRTMRNALADMGLAGRARVGVEPGRHVGYLEAHIEQGDTLESGKLAIGVVTSIVGIWQYKINFTGEQNHAGTTRMAVRKDAGLALAKFCVAIDERFPATCGPRTVWTTGRITLDPGAPSIIPGGAEMLFQIRDDDPAVIARLEQELRTMADEVSARGPCTVTVEKLRTGAPAMMNPGFQDAIEAASKALAGGRSVRMPSGAGHDAQMLATVMPAAMLFVPSIGGISHHWTENTADADIVTGAEVYVEACRRILEG, from the coding sequence ATGCCTGACAATCGTCCTTCTGCCGATGGCGCGCGCGTCCTTGCCGATCTCAACGCGCTCCGCACCATCGGCGCCTACAAGACCGGCGTGCACAAGCCGACCTTCTCCGAGCCGCACAGGCTTTCGCTGGACTGGCTGGCGCGCAAGCTGCCCGACGCCGGTCTCTCCGCCGCGATCGACGGCATCGGCAACGTCTTCGGCACCAGCGCGAAGTCCGGGCCGAAACTGCTGGCGGGCTCGCATCTGGAGAGCCAAAATTATGCCGGCTGGCTCGATGGCCCGCTCGGCGTGGTCTATGCGCTCGAGGCCGCCCGCGTGCTCAATATCGATCCCTCCGTGAAGGGCGCCGTCGAAGTCGCCGCCTGGTGCGACGAGGAAGGTCATTTCGGCAGCTTCCTCGGCTCGCGCTCCTATGTTGGACAGCTGACCGAGGCCGAGATCGACGCTGCGCGCGACCGCACCGATGGCCGCACCATGCGCAACGCCCTCGCCGACATGGGCCTCGCGGGACGAGCCCGCGTCGGCGTCGAGCCGGGACGCCACGTCGGATATCTCGAGGCGCATATCGAACAGGGCGACACGCTCGAGAGTGGCAAGCTCGCGATCGGCGTCGTGACGTCCATCGTCGGCATCTGGCAGTACAAGATCAATTTCACCGGTGAGCAGAACCACGCCGGCACCACGCGCATGGCGGTGCGCAAGGACGCAGGGCTGGCGCTGGCCAAATTCTGCGTCGCGATCGACGAGCGTTTTCCCGCAACCTGCGGTCCGCGCACGGTCTGGACTACCGGCCGCATCACGCTCGATCCCGGCGCGCCGAGCATCATTCCGGGCGGCGCCGAAATGCTGTTCCAGATCCGCGACGACGATCCGGCCGTCATTGCGCGACTGGAGCAAGAGCTGCGCACGATGGCGGACGAGGTCAGTGCGAGGGGGCCCTGCACCGTCACCGTCGAAAAGCTGCGCACCGGCGCGCCCGCCATGATGAACCCGGGCTTTCAGGATGCGATCGAGGCCGCGAGCAAGGCGCTGGCCGGCGGACGATCCGTTCGCATGCCCAGTGGCGCCGGCCACGACGCGCAGATGCTGGCAACCGTCATGCCCGCCGCCATGCTGTTCGTGCCGTCGATCGGCGGCATCAGCCATCACTGGACCGAGAACACCGCCGACGCCGATATCGTCACCGGCGCGGAGGTGTACGTCGAGGCCTGCCGCCGCATCCTCGAGGGTTAG
- a CDS encoding MFS transporter, with translation MSSADRLATRLATRLAFLVAGFGVSCWAPLVPFAKMRLGVDDGVLGLLLLSLGIGSVVAMLVTGIVSARYGSRPIIIAGGFGLALVLPLLAIAASPATLALALFAFGAALGSIDVAMNIHAVEVERAAHRPLMSGFHALFSIGGFAGSALMTALLSLQFGTLACTLICSVLMLVAMVVTSPRLLRSVQVQEGPLFVLPHGSVLLLALLGAITFLVEGAMLDWGALLVIGAGLVTEAQGGAGYIVFSIAMTAGRLGGDAVVARIGDRATLLWGSLIAIAGFVVLLTASVAAVAIGGFLLIGLGASNLVPVLFRRAARQTVMPTGLAVAAITTAGYAGILVGPAGVGFVARFGGLPMAFWLLAALLGLVALTARIVTKDTHSTMTS, from the coding sequence ATGTCTTCCGCCGACCGGCTTGCGACGCGCCTTGCGACCCGGCTTGCCTTCCTCGTCGCGGGCTTCGGCGTCTCGTGCTGGGCGCCGCTGGTGCCGTTCGCGAAGATGCGGCTCGGCGTCGATGACGGCGTGCTCGGACTGCTGCTGCTCAGCCTCGGCATCGGCTCGGTCGTCGCGATGCTGGTGACCGGAATCGTGAGCGCGCGCTACGGCAGCAGGCCGATCATCATTGCGGGCGGGTTCGGCCTGGCGCTGGTCCTGCCCCTGCTCGCCATTGCGGCTTCGCCCGCAACGCTGGCGCTGGCGCTGTTCGCATTCGGCGCCGCGCTCGGCTCGATCGACGTCGCCATGAACATCCACGCCGTGGAGGTGGAACGCGCCGCGCACCGCCCGCTGATGTCAGGCTTCCACGCCCTCTTCAGCATCGGGGGCTTTGCGGGGTCCGCGCTGATGACGGCGCTGCTCTCGCTGCAATTCGGCACGCTCGCCTGCACCTTGATCTGCTCCGTCCTGATGCTGGTCGCGATGGTCGTGACCTCACCGCGCCTGCTTCGTTCCGTGCAGGTGCAGGAGGGCCCGCTGTTCGTGCTGCCGCACGGATCGGTGTTGCTGCTCGCGCTGCTCGGCGCCATCACCTTCCTGGTCGAAGGCGCGATGCTGGATTGGGGCGCCCTGCTCGTCATCGGCGCAGGTCTCGTCACCGAGGCGCAAGGCGGCGCCGGCTATATCGTGTTCTCGATCGCGATGACCGCGGGACGGCTCGGCGGCGACGCCGTCGTTGCGCGCATCGGCGACCGCGCGACGCTGCTGTGGGGCAGCCTCATTGCGATCGCCGGCTTCGTGGTCCTGCTGACGGCGTCCGTTGCGGCGGTCGCCATCGGCGGCTTCCTGCTGATCGGGCTCGGCGCGTCGAATCTCGTGCCGGTGCTGTTCCGCCGGGCGGCGCGGCAGACGGTGATGCCCACCGGGCTTGCGGTGGCGGCGATCACGACCGCGGGCTACGCGGGCATCCTCGTCGGCCCCGCCGGCGTCGGCTTCGTCGCACGTTTTGGCGGATTGCCCATGGCGTTCTGGCTGCTGGCTGCGCTGCTCGGTCTGGTCGCGCTGACGGCGCGCATCGTCACAAAGGATACACATTCGACGATGACGAGCTAA